The Miscanthus floridulus cultivar M001 chromosome 17, ASM1932011v1, whole genome shotgun sequence genome has a window encoding:
- the LOC136515923 gene encoding 3'-5' exonuclease-like — protein sequence MALLQIYVRNQCLLFQVGIAGTIPDCLKRFLAGKGHMFVGVAIVGDMERLWLQHNIKLSKAVELQAMAPFIIQGKWRKVASLVTLGRDLLDVDIEFKGTAVHFKNWHLPRLTEEQIKYATSDAFISHKIWDKLQSKHGFDLHIS from the coding sequence ATGGCCCTCTTACAAATATACGTCCGTAATCAGTGTCTTCTCTTCCAGGTGGGCATCGCTGGTACCATCCCTGACTGCCTCAAGAGGTTCCTAGCGGGCAAGGGGCACATGTTCGTCGGTGTCGCGATCGTCGGCGACATGGAACGGCTGTGGCTCCAGCACAACATCAAGCTTTCAAAGGCAGTGGAACTGCAGGCCATGGCGCCCTTCATCATCCAAGGAAAGTGGCGCAAGGTGGCAAGCCTCGTGACGCTCGGGCGAGACTTGCTGGACGTGGACATTGAATTCAAAGGTACGGCTGTTCATTTCAAAAACTGGCACCTGCCCAGGCTGACGGAGGAACAGATCAAGTACGCAACATCCGACGCCTTCATATCCCACAAGATATGGGACAAGCTGCAGAGTAAGCATGGCTTTGATCTCCACATCTCCTAG